A region of the Candoia aspera isolate rCanAsp1 chromosome 15, rCanAsp1.hap2, whole genome shotgun sequence genome:
ggggaagtgaCAAAGTTCAGTATGTGgcccttaaaaagaaaaatgcaaaaatgatccTGATCTCATTCCATCATCCCAGTCTCTCTCCAGCTCAAGGAATGGTAAGTCAACCATGATTACTCTCTCAAGGTCAGTGTCTCCTTAGATCTCCCTCTCAAGGCTCTCCAAACCTttacaagaaatataaaagagtttgtccccccacccccttgttttctttccaaaaagaATACTTTTGATTACCTTGCACGTAACGATCTCTGAAAACCTCACCTTCTGATTCATAATGTCAGCTCGCCCCACCAATGCGCCCACCATTCCTTGGGAACTTCTATTTGACCCTAGAAACATGTGAGTAGCATCCCTTACTATGGGCAGCTttagcaaataataaaaatggaatggcCTTTTATGAAAACATCCACGTAATTTCACTGGCAACAGCACCGAAATAGCTTGCCGTTGTctctttctggatttatttttacttCCCTGGTTAGCCTACAGCCCCAGAACATCCTGGTGATGTCccctccaagtactaaccaggtcaaACTCTGATTAGTTTTCTGCAATCGGTCCAGCTTGATTAGatactgccacctagctgggcttAGCGAAGAATGCCTCTCCCGGATTATGAAACTTGGTCCTGTATTTCATCTATTCAGTTTCCACTCCAGCTCATGCATGTTTGTTTATTCACATGTTTCAATGCATGGGAAGGCATCAAGGTGTGGCTGTTTACCCTTAAAACCCAGAAGCGATgctacactttgtctttcagtttctcCATGTAGTTTCTGATCTCTTTTGATTCTTCCCGGTCCCTTTCTTGGCAAACCCATTTAATGTCGTCTTCATTGCAATTGAGGATGGAATTGATGGTTGGACAAGCGTCATCTGGAGGGATGGTGGTGAACGTCATAAACTTGACCCGCTTCCGCTTAGAGGCAGGTGAATGCAAAGAGAGTGGATCCTTCAGTTCCCTCTTTTGTTTGTCCCCCAAGTCAGCTTTCTGACAGGTTTGGCTTGGGAAGTTTTTTGGTGTGCCGTCAAGGAGACTATTGCCTGCGTCAAAGCCTATCCCTTGGTCTATGTCTGTGGTGCACTCATCTGGTGGAGGTGAGATGTCTGCTTGGTTGTCAAGCAGCTCCatttcatttccaagccacacccAATCATGAGAATGGCTCATGGGGGTCTGCCCTTCCATGGGAAGTTGCTTGTGACGGTACTTCAATGTGAAAGTGGCACAATTGATTAGGAAGACAAGAATGGCAAGGCAGAAGACTCCTAACAGAGCATACATCCCAGTCTCCAAGTCACTGAGACCTCTAGGCGTCTGAACCAGGTCACTGTCCTCCATGCCATTATTGCTTTGGGGAAGATCAATCTGAGCAGGGAAGTTGGTGAAGTCAATCGGGATGTTTTGGAGCAGGCCTTCATCTGAAAGTTTATCTCCTTCGGGGATACTTTTTAAGACTTTGCTTCTGATTGTAGACTTAGCTGTGGTATCAGTCTTCCTTCCAGGGCCTTCTTCTCGTTCGGCAGAAGAGCTTCTATAATATTGTCCTTCCTGGCCATGCTGATCTTGGTCAAACGCCTTCTGCCTCCGGTCACTGGCATGGTTTTCAATATCCTCGGCACTGTAATCACCAAGGCCACGGGGGTTGGCATCATTCTGGCCAAACTTCACTTTGATGCTTCCATTGCCAACTGCTAGGATACTCTTCCTCTTGGACTTCTGGCAAGATTCGGAGATCATCATGTCTACTTTCACCAGCATGCCCTCACCTTCCCCTTCTGCTGCCACCACTGGCCATTTGACAGCAGAGCTCTGATGGGCAGAGACAACTGATTCATCAAGTGaggaggctgagagagagaagtcTCTGGGGTCATAAATGTCCAGTGGGGTCACAGCACCATCACTGAACTGGATCCAGGAGCTCACCATGGCttcctagaaggaaaaaaaaggaaagagttaAACAACAAGGTAAGTTGAACATCTCACTGATTTTCATGGAAAATGGGTGGTAAAGAAAAAAGCATACTGCAcgtgttagccctgtgaggtagtccagacaagaagcacaacaatgaacaCTAGCCCtgcctttattgtaagattacattagcagaatcttgcaagtctgaaagtctttctcccctcctttcctttcactctccggaaaactagggagggtcccctctgaagcctttcccacaccctccctccttctgtgggctgagataccttttacacacTGGTTGTCCTGTCttcagctctccctcctgtctcccaaggtcattcccacagaccattacagcaTGGTTTCATTGAGTCTCTAGTGGAGTTCCACAGATTTGTATGACCTTAAAACATACATTCTGCCCAGTAAGATGGCACAACAATCCTAGAAATGGCTAATAAAGGAAGAGCCTCCCATCTTGGCACAAAGCTTCACCTGGTCCAACCAATTCAATGGTTTGATAAAAGGGAAGAAAACTGCTTTCCCATTCTGCCTCTGAACTTGGAGACCTTGTTTCACTACTGTGGCTCATGTCAAGCtttttttgttcttatttcctttctgtgAAGGAAACCTCCATTTctgctccttccctccttccttccaagcCAGGGAAGATGGGATGGGTGAGCTTGCAAAAAGATGACcacgaccaccaccaccaccaccaccaccaccaccactccttGGTTCATCTAACCCTAATGAAACAGGCTGGAATATCTTCACTGGAAGCCTTCTCCACATCCGATCCTGATCGTGCTGGGTGATAAAAGCTGAGCGTAAATGGCCATTAGCATCTTCCTACCCCACTGCCTTTCCTCTTTTTCACAACTTGGTTTCTATCTTTTTGGACACCTTAACAAACGGAAAGCTGGGGAGGCAACTAAGGATATGTGTTTTCCAAGTTAATCTCTGCAACTCTATTTTCTCAAGCCATTATTCCATCATAGCGCTGAGGTTCATGGATTTGGTGAAAGACCAGCAACTTTTCAAGGAGAACACTGTCTCCTGACACAAATTGCCAGCAatggggaaggagagggaaagtGCATTTTATAGGGCTGGAATGTTTAATCAATAGGTCCAATCAATGAATTTGATACTTTTTAAGCAACAGAGGAGGAAGCTGTTTCTTTTAATGGTCCTCAAGGATTATCGTACTTTCCAGATAGGAAagagccaaaggaaaaaaaatctcttgtaaGAGGATGTGTCCCTTGACACAAgtgtcatttaaaaataaaagtggtcttttcctcttctttggaACAATTGATGCAAATGTATACACATTTAGCTTAAAAGGTTTTACCACTGCTTTGGGAAGAATGTGCCTGGGGTCAATGGGGTATTTGTGAAGAAGAAAGCTTTTAGATAAAGCCATAAAGTAAGACTTGGATGGCTCTCCCAAATCAGTCTACCATCTGGGGGACCATTTTTGTTTCTCCCAGTCCCCAGTTTCAACCATATCTCCTTGATAATGTGGACCAGCATGTTAAAGATGAAGCGGTATGCCGATATTCTGGAAACACAGGACTGACAAGTACTAATCAGCAAAATCCATATGCTGTACCTGTTTGTGAGTATGGAGCAAATCTTGGGCAACAGTGGTAGCCACAAAAGCTTGATGGCTTGCTGTACTGGACTGAAGAATGAGTGACAATCCAGCTACTAGCTGGACTCCCATATCTGTGATGGTCACCTTGTCGTCCAACACCATCACGGTCTTCTCAGCCAAGATGGAGTCAGATAGTGGAGACAGGACCTTTGGGAGAAGCCAAGAGAGAGACCCCCTTAGGAAGATATCAAAGTTACACAGTCTCTTTCTCCCCTTATCAAACGCAGGTTCAAAAATGAAGGACATCACAAAAATGTCGTGGAGAATCCTTGGGAACAGAGGATTGGCCTAGATGATTTAGAAGGCCTCCTCCAACTTTTTCATTCTATAGATGGTCTCTAAAACACACCCCTGCCAAACAATATGGAAGTAGAAAGCAGATTAGGATGGACATATCAGCATCTGAATGGAGCCTCCTCAAGGCTAATACTTAATGCGGAGACCAATAACAGCCCCCATTCCTTTATTGTAGAACAGGCCTTCAGTGAAGAAGTTTATAACACAATGGCCATCTTTCAGTTGGTGAGACAGAGTTCCAGGGAGAGATTAAAGCTTGCAAGATCAATGGGTTTACTGGGTGTAGCTTTTTGGCCATGCTCAGAATCTGGTCAAACAGCATGGCCAGAGTGCATGCTGTTTATTGGAGAGACTCATGGATTCTTGGCACCACACAGTTAGAGAATGAAATTTCAAGGCAGGATTGTTCTCATACCAAGGTATCAACATGATAGACTGACCTGGACCATTGTCATGCCAACTTCCTGCCCAACCAGAACCTTGCCTCCTTGTAACTGGGCCACATGAGGTTTCTCGAGTTTCATGAAGTCTGTCACCAAATCTGTTATGTCAACCTGCCAATCGGAGCCCAACAAATAGGAGAGTTGCCCTGATGGGCTGGCATCTTCAGCCACAAATTGGGTGAGGACCCGCACCATGGCATGCTGATACTGGAGGGTGCAGCCTCTTCCCTTCCGCTCATCTTCATCCTCATCATCACTGTCCCGCGTAGGTctgaaaaaataacatttatttatttatttgatttctatagcctcaacaagtgactctagaTCACTTGTTGGCAATTTAGAAATTGCCTTCATGCCCAGTGAAGTGAATGTGCACATCAACACTTCAAAACTGCCATGGCTTCATCTGCAAAGAAAATACTCTTACGGGAAAGTTCACCACTGTCAACATGAAACTCTCTGCTGTTTGGAGAAGACAACCCATCATTCATTCATGAACCAATCTCCAATGAAGGCTTCCCCCAAGGAAGAATTTGCAATACCTTGAGCCaattatatttgtttattgaCTTCTTACATGGGATTGCCTCATTTTATCCTCCCTGCAATAATGATATAAACTACATTAAGAAGAGAGAGAGTGATGGTCCTAACATCTTTCAGAGAGCTCCATGGTGGAGTGGAAGCTTGATGCTGATTTTCCCTGAATCCAATCCAACACTCTAATCACTGCACCACGTCCTCTGGAGTTGGGGAGAAACTGAGTTGGGCCATCTTAGGGAGTATATCCCTTTTAGGGTCATCTTTATAAACTGATCTTCCCTGGATGGAAGACAAGCAGAACAGTTTGCTGAGTAAGAGAGTGATTGAGAAAGAAGGagtgaaagagagccagtttgatctagtggttaagggaacgggctagaaaccaggagtctgtgagttctagtcccgccttaggcatgaaagccggctgggtgaccttgggccagtccctctctctcagcccaacccacctcacagggttgttgttgtggggaaaagagggcgaggaaggagtattaggtatgtttgccaccttgagttatttttaaaaacaataaaggcgggatagaaattaaataaataaaataaagaccgAAGGGATTCCATGGAGTCCTTTGGACTTAAGGCAGAGGCCACATATCTAGAGCCAACCAACAAAACCCACCTCTGGTTGGAGATGATGGGGACTCTCCAACCTTTGATCTGACTCAGCTCAGTGTCCGAAACATCAATCTGAAGAGGCAGGCGTGGGACCCAAACGGTAACCCGCAAGGGGGCGCTGAGATATTGGTACGTGAAGTTCACCAAAGCATTCACCTTGCCTTTCATCTCTTTGCCATTGACAAAAACATAGTCACATCTGTCAGACACCTAGGAGAAAGATGAAAGCACAAGGTGGTCAAGATGGAGTCTTGGGACATCACTGAATGAATATTGCAAAGACTGCCGACCTTTGAAGGAGATGGGGGCATGTCAGCCTCATGGGGCAAACCAGAGAGGAAACAccgccagatgagctaattctactttattgtacagCTACTATACATtgacagaatgttgcaagtctgaaagcataattctcccccctctcctttacagctgagaaactagggagggtcctttctgagcctcttgccccacccattatgcagctgcgggctaagctgactcttatctgaccattcccttggcagcatctctgggcccagtctcccaaggtctttcccacacaccattacatcaCCCTTCCCTTCAGATTCAccccccccccgtctcctttacagcctgagaaactagggagggtccctcctgagcctcttttcccacccattatgcagctgtgggctaagctgcctcttctctgaccgttcccttggcagcatctctgggcccagtctcccaaggtctttcccacataccactatatcaccctccccttcagactcattccccccatctcctttacagcctgagaaaccagggagggtcccttctgagcctcttgccccacccactatccagctgcaggctaagctgtctcttatctgaccattccctaggcagtctctcttggcccagtctaccaaggtctttcccacacaccattacatcaCCCTTCCCTTCAgattcacccccccccccgtctcctttacagcctgagaaactagggagggtccctcctgagcctcttttcccacccattatgcagctgtgggctaagctgcctcttctctgaccgttcccttggcagcatctctgggcccagtctcccaaggtctttcccacataccactatatcaccctccccttcagactcattccccccatctcctttacagcctgagaaaccagggagggtcccttctgagcctcttgccccacccactatctagctgcaggctatgcctgccttctcttatctgtctgtctgtctgtctgtctgtctgtctatttatctatctatctatctatctatctatctatctatctatttccatccatccatccatccatccatccctttttctttctttcaatgatTTTTATCTTCTGACaaggatttttaaatatttatctattatctatctttatctgtcatctctctctctctttacctccccctcctcctctacCCAGCTTGTCCCCAGTTAACAGATGAGAAAACTCAATGGTCTGTAAAATCCAACACTGATTTAAGAAGCGATTATGGATATAACTCTTAAACTGGCTATGCTAATGCATGCTTATATTCTGGGACAATATTTACATGCTAATAATAAATCCAGTTCAACACAGGCACTGAGGAGTCAGGAGGCTGCCCTGAAGTTGAACAGGGAATTAAAAGAGAAGTTTAGCGGCGTAAAACGAATGATAAAAAAGAGATGATGGCCTATCACAGAGGGAATGATTTACGCCGGATGATCCAGTCCCTGTAAAGAACTGTCACCGGGATTTGTAATGTCTCCCCCAGGGAGAAAAAGAGTACTGCTgctttgcaaaataataataataataacaacaacaacacagccgGCTTATgtcataatctttcaactttgattttcagatcttgatcctttgtgatcttctccaattctttgggatagtagaatagaagacaaagagttGGAAAAGATCACAAAggatcaagatctgaaaatcaaagttgaaagattatggcataaaccggctGTGGTGGTCCCCATGGTTATTGGCACGTTGGGTACCATTCCAAAAATCTtgggcacttagaaaatctgtgcattgacaaacttttcatctgtcagttacaaaaggccaccaatatattacaacatcctaggttcttgggaagaactcagtgtgaatgaaggccaacaccagctaaagaactggcagccgtgatttcatgttgttgtgtataaaataataataataataataataataataataataataataatagagttcTGGTTGTATATATGTTTTGGAAGGCAGATGCTAGGTAGGCTTGTAGAAAATTGAGACAGAATAAACTTCTCTTACACCCCTAAATCAAGTTGGCAGGAGATATTGATCAAGTACGAAGCacaaggaataaaacattaaaatgggtTTGTTCCTAACTATTCACCTTTTCCCATAATTTAGCTCACACTGGCAAGGTGGGAATAAACCCCAGAAGGATGTTATAAGTGGCACTAGCCTGACAACTCTGTTCCTTTTCACGGTGGCATCTAATACCTCCTGGTGCGTGTGCTTAATTAAACAATATCCTATCTATAAATCCCCAGGCCTTAACAATGCAATAAGAAGTTTTGCTTGGGGAAAACAAGGACGCAAGCTGCCTTGGTCCATTAGCTCATGAAGCCTTCCTGCTATCACGGATATATGGAATAAAATATTGCTCCTAGACATCAAGTCCAACATCTGTCGCTTTTCTAGCTAGCAGCTTTCATCAGAGGTAAATGGGACGGAATAcaaataaagggagaattaagagcATTAAGATCAAAATAACTCTGAGTTAGATTTTGTCCTGGCCACATGTAACCTCGCCTAGTTTGGAGCTGGTGATGTTCTGGGGTACCATGCCTTGTCACGCAGTCTTGTTCAGTGGTATGAAAAGGAGtgagaaagaaagctaaaagtagaGGAAATCTCACAAGGTCACAGGAGATCTCATAGAGCTTGGCAGTGTTTCAGGAGGACCCTTGAATCTCAGGTGGATCTTGCATTCTTGCCTGAAGTCAGACAAGACCTCATCTGTTAACACAGAAATCTAACAAGAGTTGGGGATCATGGGATGTTGGCCCACTGCTAATACAATGGAAAGCAGGATGGATGCAACTTGCTCTGGATCCCCATCATGGCTAAGCAGGAACTTCAGCTAGAATCCCACAGTCCTAGACCAACATTCAAACCAACTACTATATCCCAGGTCCTCCAACCTTCAAGTTTAGCAACTCCTGAACTTGGAGGTCAGGTGGGAACCTACACCAGGGATATACACATCTTTCATTTCAACACCGCTTTTAGAGgagatttaaaaaatatggaTTTTCACTAACCTCCTAAGGTTTATTAGCAATTCTTACCCTTTAAAGAGGTGTGCAGGAgaaggacagagaaagaaagatctTTGTCCTAAAGTCCTAGCACAGCTATGATCCTCTAGGCTGATTTACTAGATGCATCTCCTCGGTCATCTTCCCTCGCTGCCAACATTAGCACGTGCTTGACTCGCTTTAATTTGAATAGACACAGaaataaataggtttttttttttagttttgcaaaAAATCACTGGCTTCTTTTCTAGGTTTCCAGGAAGTGAAGAGATTCCCACAGTCCAGGATGGAACGCTCATTATTAATAGACACCGAGAAAG
Encoded here:
- the LOC134505566 gene encoding transmembrane protein 132C-like; translation: MGRVALDSVQKFSSLPAYLPVKYQISGTESSFSLREANQEFMKNSSLQSRMETFFTYKTKKMPIISVSYGPFLVEHHVPQDLLLTSNVFGSTNKFTFNWKLKAYIMSEKIYLTRPKVQVLFYIVGRDWDDHSMSEQLPCMQAFAFWETLGVRGSCRLKGQLGLCVANLDLQPTWFNPPTVVSGRKKAADRSDGISVELYYTIQPGDENGECGTEDAWKGNAIRPGKEGAGETMSHLQRIGSVSLHQAPESSQLTELWLDSNIVIQLPLKPIKQGEVVSASVTVTNNITVDQFILRAKVKKGVNILSAKVTDPRQWDVMQEVSNGGKHSTITVMCQRITPNSRSRSNNNNNNLLSEVVRLSFEIASFSSLSGTQPISWQVEYPQKKMTEMALSEIFICQKDLVGIIPLAMDTAILNTAILTGKTVAVPIKVISVEGNSVVTDISEQVECKSSAEDVIKVSDRCDYVFVNGKEMKGKVNALVNFTYQYLSAPLRVTVWVPRLPLQIDVSDTELSQIKGWRVPIISNQRPTRDSDDEDEDERKGRGCTLQYQHAMVRVLTQFVAEDASPSGQLSYLLGSDWQVDITDLVTDFMKLEKPHVAQLQGGKVLVGQEVGMTMVQVLSPLSDSILAEKTVMVLDDKVTITDMGVQLVAGLSLILQSSTASHQAFVATTVAQDLLHTHKQEAMVSSWIQFSDGAVTPLDIYDPRDFSLSASSLDESVVSAHQSSAVKWPVVAAEGEGEGMLVKVDMMISESCQKSKRKSILAVGNGSIKVKFGQNDANPRGLGDYSAEDIENHASDRRQKAFDQDQHGQEGQYYRSSSAEREEGPGRKTDTTAKSTIRSKVLKSIPEGDKLSDEGLLQNIPIDFTNFPAQIDLPQSNNGMEDSDLVQTPRGLSDLETGMYALLGVFCLAILVFLINCATFTLKYRHKQLPMEGQTPMSHSHDWVWLGNEMELLDNQADISPPPDECTTDIDQGIGFDAGNSLLDGTPKNFPSQTCQKADLGDKQKRELKDPLSLHSPASKRKRVKFMTFTTIPPDDACPTINSILNCNEDDIKWVCQERDREESKEIRNYMEKLKDKV